The following nucleotide sequence is from Diospyros lotus cultivar Yz01 chromosome 3, ASM1463336v1, whole genome shotgun sequence.
TCATTAACACACAAAATGAGGTAAGATAGGTATCTTACCTACTGGTGTACATACAAGTCGTAGTCGGGTCGCGTTGGTGTAGTAGCACGGCGGTTGGCAGTAAGGTGGCTCGCGGTGTTGAGGCTTGCGACGGTTTGGTGGTTCTCATCGCAACGGTGATGGTCGCTCACGGCGATAGGGTGATGCTACCTGTACAAACTGAGTTTCGAAGGGCGATAGGCTTGATAGCGGCTAGCGGCAGTAGTAGCACCGAGGTGCAAGTTCAAGCATCCTGGCTGTCGGATTGGAAATGTGTTGAGAATTGTTTTGTAATGGTTAGGATATTTTGGTCTTTGTAACGCTAAGGTCAAAATTATCATTTTCTCATTTCGGTCATTCTTTGGGTAACCTAATTTATATCGGTAGTTTCactcaaattaaaatatttgtggATAGAGAATCTGTGTGAAATCATGATTCCCAACTATTGTCCATAATGATTTGCAAACGGCCAAATtcataccttttttttttctttattattttaattatattttaaaatttttatatataataataaaataaagtaaaatatacATTATATTCAATCATATagagaattaaattgattcaaaaatataggtataaaaatataatcgaaacaataaaaaatttaaattatgatatgacaaaagtcaaaatataaaagttaaattaaataaaaatataagtttaaatacgtaattaaaataataaaaaaatatataattatataaaaattaaaaatataaatataaatttagcagTCTGCAAACTAGTGGGtttcttattttattctttagttGACATTCAATTACTAGTGGGCACAGAAGCAGTGCATGTGACGACTAAGACTTTAAGAATTAATTCAGCTGTCCATAGACTTTTTAGAAGGAATATAACATCAGCCTTTGCTTTTAGTGCAGGAAACTGTGTTATTTGTAAACATTCGCCAGCCATTAATGTTTGTCTCACATTGCAAAAGAATGTGAGAATGTGAGAATGCAATTGAGTATAAGcatatattaaactaaataaagtGAGAATAAAACTATtatgttaatttataataatatttaaacatgCATGCATCCACGCTGCCGTTACCGACTCTATATATAAAGAACCCTCCCCCACCTGTCAACTTCCAACCCAAAGCATCAAACAAGTTCACCCAGTACTGACAAATTAGTTGAAGACCACAACCCACTAAGCAGAATGGGAGCCGAATTCTCTGTACCGCAGCACGCAAACAAATCTCTGCCGGTGGACGGCCCCCCCGCTGCTTCGCCGGCGATGAGAACTTCGAAGGTTCTTGCATTCCATTCCCTGGCAAGATGGAAAGCCCACTTTGAGGCCTCTAAAGCCTCTTCCAAACTGGTGATCATGCTTGACTACTCTAATTGATTAAACATTGCATGGTAATTAAATTTCTCTGATAGATCATCTGCTGGAATTATGCATGTAGATGTAGTTAACCTTCTCTATTCTGAttgacatattatatataattgctTGGGCTTTCTTTTGCAATAAACTAAAGATGGTGATCGACTTCTCGGCCTCATGGTGCGTGCCATGTCGAACCATGGAACCTGTCATTGAAGAGTTCTCCGCCGAGTATACTGACGTCGAGTTCATCAAGTTAGACGTCGACGAATTGAtggtatatatgtgtgtgtgtgtgtgtgtgttatccTCTTCgaatttattgtttatattaattGATTGTGTGTATGTGATTAGTTGCTTGAACAATTTGAAGTTAATTAATGAACTGCAGGGTGTGGCGGGCCAATTTGGGGTGCAGCTACTGCCGACATTCGTGCTGGTGAGGAAGGGGATAATAGTGGATAAGGTTACAGGGGTGAAGAGGGAAGAGTTGCAGAAGAAGATCGAGAAACACAGATCAGCTAGCTAATTATATTATTACTCCcgatcaattaattaaagctatCTGATGCATGCACCCAGCTCGAGTTTAACTTAAATGGATATAGCAgaggccatatatatatatatataagtttgtaACCTGAAAGTGTcagatataaaattaaataaatacgaCACATGCTAACTTATATGctccctctcctctcctctcctttcCTATGAAGGGGATACGTACCATGTATTACGATGAATAAAACGAATTAGCTCTTTCACCCATGACCCATGCATGTCAACTATATATGATTAAGTAAATAGAAATTTATGCCCCCCCAGGTGTACTGGTCATTTGTGTTTCTTTTTATATCAGATGAAGATATTATTTTCCTTGAAGGTTCTAAAAGATATTATTAACACAGTAGTCAAATAAAGTCTTTATGTGGATTTCAACAACGGAATATGGTCTTTAAGAATGAAGGGAGCGACATTGTTTGAATATTCTCTCGTTAAACCATCAATATCCACtaggaaacaagaaaaataaacgCATCAATGTCCTTTGAAAGACGGCATGCATGTCACCGATCAGTTGCGGACTCTATTCGTCAGTGAATTAGTATTGAAGCAATTCAcatatttttgtctttaaacTTTTAGGTTGTTTTCTAGTGAAATTCTAAATTTATCATTGTTTCAAATGTACTAATAAACTGTGCAAAATCACTTCATTTAGGTTGTCTTCAACACACGAAAAAATTATGTTGACTTGACACTGTGTGTAGtttttttggatgattttgaaCTAaaactctttatatttttaagtcttAATCTCTTTGAAGTTTCCAAAGCAATGTCAACCAAGTAGATGAAAAATTGAACTTAGTGAAGTGGATAAGAGGATGTGAGTGTTTTTAAACCTTCAACAATATCATTTGCCCACAATAGCGTTGAATGATGCGAAACTCTATCATCCATCCCTTATTTGTCAAAATCTTTTCtgacatatatatgtataggttGAGAAGGATTCAAAGTGAATGCTTTTTGATTGAAAATGGATATACGAGAGAGACAGTGAAGAGAGAATACTTTCAGATTGAAAATGGATGCGAGAGAGGGCAACGAGAGAGAATGCTATGAAACATGTCTCATATTAGTGAAAAAGTATAAAATAGGATTAGAAAAGAGAAGTTTATTGTTTgttcatttttaattcaaaaaaaatcaaggTGTGCAGTTTTTACTCATATCACTCTCCTAATAAGTACCTATTACTTACACGTTGGTTGTCATTCTGACCAAATGTTTAAATGGAGtgattttatatagtttaaagacatattgataaaaataatagaaaataatattgataaagTATTATATGTGGTAATGAGATGTGGTGTTgtgtttaaattaatgttaaaaataaataataaatacttgattaatattttattgtcGTATTATAGATTtacttattaaataaaaaatattaagatattttttttttcttcttctttttttccttctaataTGTTCTGGATTTGATTAGTCTAGATCTGAGTTCCATTAAACtcatattcttctttttcttttttttctttagtttcTATTCTAGATTTGACGGAACCTAGATCTAGATTCCGTCAAACCCcaaattcttctctctctctctctatgttttATGTTTGACGGAACTCAAATCTAAGTTCCATCAAATccaaattctttttcttcttttctctatctATATTTTGGATTTAAAGGAACTCAAATCTAGGTTTCATCAaatccatattttctttttcttcttctctttcttcctcttattttatctctattttgGGTTTGACAAAATTCAGACGAATCTGGATTTTAACTAACCTTTCTtgttattcttctttctcttcttcaaatTTATATGGGTTAACCACAATCTGGATAGAACCAACTTGGTTCATTATTGACGCTGATAATGAACGTTTCAGCAATGAACCTTGTGGGTTCCATGCTGGtactgttttatttttaatttttatttttcaataagtgtagagaagagagaaaaaaaataaaaaagtaagttgatcattttatctttttatttaacaattattacTATTTCGCAAATACCAGGTGATTTCTTACAATTTTGTCAAACCTCAAAAATATTCTTTACAATTTTccctaatataatatataacataaaaattatattgtgCACATAAAAATACTGTACATAactgtataatatatatacatatctcttGTATATCATATACCTTTTATGGTATACaatatacttaaaatttctAGCTTCTCTTTCCTCGTTGATTGATTGGGTTGTCCTGTAAGTAACATGCCGAACAAGAGAGGTATCACAGGCTGGAAGCCAATGAAGCTAAAGCACCGAATGTCGTCTGCTAGGGGATATAAAAATGTGCATAATTTCCACCAACGGCCCTTATATGTTGCCCGCCCGACGCAGCTTGAAAGGGGGGTCCCAGACCCTCCCATCCGGCCCACAATCCCCTCTTAATTTTGTCTGTGTCGAATAATGTAAGAGTTGCTCAACacaaataacataacaaaaaCATTCCACTCACTCTCTATTATGTCATATGAATTTGggagtataaaaaaaaaagtaatcgTTCTTGCATTTGTTAATCTCTTATTGGATGAATTAAAGTTAGACATCATACTCTTTGACGAATAAGTTAACAAatacataaagaaaaaaaatgttgaggtagagaaatttttataaattgtattatatttaattattttttaaaaaaatattattttttaattaataagtcaTGGTTCATAAGATTGAACTTATATCTATgtttatttgaatgtattacaaaagttatgtttatttttaaattaaataattatttttataattttatatattaaaaattatatttataaaaaaacctctatatttttcttatttactcATTTTCCCATGTTTATGATTTctactattttgaaaaatatcatttttctatttctattttatatcatatttattttttacaacctcattatctataaaaattgaATGACTTTAGTAGATTTACTTAAAATTTAGTGAGTGATTTGACACTTCACCCGTCCTAAACTTAATATgtaacatttgaaattttgaaataaatgtaaatatttaaatataagacttaaaatttaatttcaaatttaaaggCAAAGATATTATAGAAATATATTTGACTCGACCCATTTAATGTCTCTACAATTGTTTTAGTCCCAACTTTTAAACTCCCTAAtcacattttattttcttagataatacttgttaaaataaataaaataagattaattaaaatattttttggatcaaaatatggaatggttaaaataacatttgaaaGTACACTACAAGAGTTTTGACTTTTTCCGGCGGTGAGAAAACCGCCGGGAAAAGTTAAAAAACTGCCGGTAAaagttttaccggcggttttaataaCCGCCGGAAATACCTCCGTCGGAAATTCTTACCGGCGATTAAAAAACGCTGGAAAATATCTTTTACCGGCGGTTGTAGAACCGCCGGCAAATGAAATATTTTACCGGCGGTAAAAAAACTTTTCCTGGTGGGTTAAAAGCGGCTTAGTAAAGTGCTGAatatttttaccggcggtttcaaaaccgccggtaaaggttttaccggcggtttttaaaccgccagTAAAAGTAaacctccaaaaaaaaaatttaaaaacctgtatatattcattataaaaaaaaatataaacctgTATTGTAACAAAAAACCATGACTGAACACATAGCAATTTGAACTCAGTAAAATGAAATACATAGCAAGCAGATAGTATTAAAACTAGAAACAGGCTGCCGATGCAATAAAATCAAAGCCAAAAGAATTAGGAACCACAGTGAAGTTCAATAGTGATGATAATAATTACCTCATTCAGAGTATCCAACTCTGAAATGGCCTCATCAAAAGCTTGCTTTGCAAGATGACAAGCCCTGACAGAAGCAGCTTATACATCAAATAAGACATTGACCAATTTGTACAgatttcaattaaataaaatgcaCTGCTAACCTGGTGAATTCATAATCTCCTAATAAAAGACTGAGAAATTCAAGGCCAATCCCAATCGGATGGGATGTGTTGGAGGCAAATCAGCCTCTGCTGTAGCGGTAGCTGCCTGCAAGAACATTTAGTTAGAGAacatgagaaagagagagagagaaagagagagcagcATTTTTCATGCCATGTCATTCAACCGGAATGACATTGACGATGTCACACTAATATGGCAACATGTACTCCCAGATTTTATTTTCATGCTTCTGACAGGACAGAAGCCTTTGCCACACTAATATGGCAACATGTACTCCcagaaataaaggaaatttaaatttgttatttgttatCTTGATTCTGGCTAAATGTCATATAAAACTACCTGT
It contains:
- the LOC127798445 gene encoding thioredoxin H2-like isoform X1, whose protein sequence is MGAEFSVPQHANKSLPVDGPPAASPAMRTSKVLAFHSLARWKAHFEASKASSKLMVIDFSASWCVPCRTMEPVIEEFSAEYTDVEFIKLDVDELMGVAGQFGVQLLPTFVLVRKGIIVDKVTGVKREELQKKIEKHRSAS